The following proteins are co-located in the Dietzia timorensis genome:
- a CDS encoding winged helix-turn-helix transcriptional regulator — protein MDEGGEGSATRTKRSSCPINHAVELLGDQWSLLVLRDMAMLEHRTFRSLLTGSQEGISPSTLSNRLRSLENLGLIERAPVPIGHQGRYTLTEDGVALVPLLFELARAGSFLDPSTEATAPGVEDLYGDSEGIAAFTESIRAREEALRNTPIGPGTD, from the coding sequence TTGGATGAAGGTGGGGAGGGTTCGGCTACGCGCACGAAAAGATCGAGCTGCCCGATCAACCATGCGGTTGAGCTCCTTGGCGATCAGTGGTCGCTTCTGGTGTTGCGAGACATGGCAATGCTCGAACACCGAACGTTCCGCAGTTTGTTAACCGGATCGCAGGAGGGGATTTCCCCTTCGACCTTGTCGAACCGGCTCCGGTCACTGGAAAATTTGGGGTTGATCGAGCGCGCGCCCGTCCCGATCGGTCATCAGGGCCGCTACACGTTGACGGAGGACGGCGTCGCTCTCGTGCCGCTCCTGTTCGAGCTCGCTCGTGCGGGGTCATTTCTCGACCCTTCGACCGAGGCGACCGCCCCGGGCGTCGAGGATCTCTACGGCGATAGCGAGGGAATCGCGGCATTCACCGAGTCGATTCGCGCGAGAGAAGAAGCCTTGCGAAATACCCCGATTGGTCCGGGGACGGACTGA
- a CDS encoding DNA alkylation repair protein, with product MTTDRFAEIQRELTSRADPEAARAQEKNYGIPADHVYGVPMREMKKLAADIGTDHALAERLWDTGNYESRTIAAFIADPVETSIDVMDRWCRDSDSWALVDTLCFRLFDRAPERWSRLEPWAQDDELYVKRAAFALLWALALHDKDADDHQFVDALALVREHADDDRHLVTKAQTMALRAIVSKRPAAIPAVSDLVADLVESPSAARRRVGRPILKLIADA from the coding sequence ATGACGACCGATCGCTTCGCCGAAATCCAGCGCGAGCTCACGAGCCGCGCGGACCCCGAGGCGGCGCGGGCGCAGGAAAAGAATTACGGGATACCTGCCGATCACGTGTACGGCGTCCCGATGCGAGAAATGAAGAAGCTGGCCGCGGACATCGGTACCGATCACGCCCTTGCCGAACGGCTCTGGGACACCGGAAACTACGAATCGCGCACCATCGCAGCGTTCATCGCCGACCCTGTGGAAACGTCGATCGACGTGATGGACCGGTGGTGTCGCGACAGCGACAGCTGGGCACTTGTGGACACGCTGTGCTTTCGCCTGTTCGACCGAGCCCCGGAGCGGTGGTCGAGGCTGGAGCCGTGGGCGCAAGACGACGAACTTTACGTCAAGAGAGCGGCGTTTGCGCTGCTCTGGGCCCTCGCCTTACACGATAAGGACGCGGACGATCACCAATTCGTGGATGCCTTGGCACTGGTCCGGGAGCACGCCGACGACGATCGCCACCTCGTCACCAAGGCTCAGACAATGGCGCTGAGGGCAATTGTCAGCAAGCGGCCCGCCGCGATCCCAGCAGTGTCCGATCTTGTGGCTGACCTGGTCGAATCACCGTCTGCAGCACGTCGACGGGTCGGCCGACCAATTCTGAAATTAATCGCCGACGCGTAG